One window of Trifolium pratense cultivar HEN17-A07 linkage group LG5, ARS_RC_1.1, whole genome shotgun sequence genomic DNA carries:
- the LOC123885408 gene encoding glycerophosphodiester phosphodiesterase GDPD6-like, translating into MVSSFSFAPFVFLLLVIGGTARPFYPLPGKGDDGSRRPLQTFRPYNVAHRGSNGEIPEETSQAYLRAIEEGADFIETDILSSKDGVLICFHDVILDNTTDIAKYKEFANRKRTYEVQGVITTGFFTVDFTLKELKSLRVNQRFSFRDQQYNGKFQIITFEEFINIALDAPRVVGIYPEIKNPVLINQYVKWSDGKRFEDKFVETLQKYGYKGSYLSKDWLKQPAFVQSFAPTSLVYISNKTELPKILLIDDVDIPTQDTNQSYWEITSDTYLDYIKQYVVGIGPWKDTIIPVVNNYMTNPSDLVARAHACNLQVHPYTYRNENENQYLHFNFSQDPYKEYDYWINTIGVDGLFTDFTGSLHNFQEWTSPNHVDDKIESELLHKIALLVSPYE; encoded by the exons ATGGTTTCATCATTCA GTTTCGCACCTTTTGTATTTCTATTGCTCGTGATTGGAGGCACTGCAAGGCCTTTTTATCCACTTCCCGGTAAAGGTGATGATGGAAGTAGGCGGCCTCTTCAAACTTTTCGCCCATATAACGTTGCACACCGGGGATCGAACGGAGAAATTCCTGAAGAAACTAGTCAGGCATACCTG AGAGCTATTGAGGAAGGTGCAGACTTCATCGAAACTGATATATTATCTTCCAAAGATGGTGTTCTTATATGTTTTCATGATGTTATCCTTGATAACACTACTGACATAGCAAAATACAAAGAGTTTGCTAATCGTAAAAGAACATACGAAGTCCAAGGGGTCATTACCACTGGATTTTTCACTG TTGATTTCACGTTAAAGGAATTAAAGTCATTGAGGGTGAATCAGAGGTTTAGCTTTAGGGATCAACAGTATAATG gaaaatttcaaataatcaCTTTTGAAGAGTTCATTAACATAGCATTGGATGCACCCAGAGTTGTTGGAATATATCCTGAGATAAAAAATCCAGTACTTATCAACCAGTAT GTGAAATGGTCGGATGGCAAAAGATTTGAGGACAAGTTTGTGGAAACACTTCAGAAATATGGATACAAGGGTTCATACCTGTCAAAAGATTGGTTGAAACAACCGGCATTTGTTCAGTCATTTGCTCCAACTTCACTTGtgtatatatcaaataaaacgGAGTTGCCCAAGATTTTATTAATCGATGATGTTGATATTCCAACACAAGACACTAATCAG TCATATTGGGAAATTACATCTGATACATACCTAGACTACATAAAGCAATATGTTGTAGGAATTGGACCTTGGAAGGATACTATAATTCCTGTGGTTAACAATTATATGACAAATCCTTCCGATCTTGTTGCACGGGCACATGCTTGTAATCTGCAG GTGCATCCATACACTTACAGAAACGAGAACGAGAACCAGTATTTGCATTTCAACTTTAGTCAAGATCCGTACAAGGAGTACGATTACTGGATCAACACGATAGGAGTTGATGGTTTGTTTACAGATTTCACTGGCAGTCTTCATAATTTTCAGGAATGGACCTCCCCTAATCATGTAGATGACAAGATTGAATCCGAACTATTACATAAAATTGCTTTGTTGGTATCCCCTTATGAATGA
- the LOC123885404 gene encoding septin and tuftelin-interacting protein 1 homolog 1-like isoform X2, with translation MDEDQEKFGMENDFEGGEWRGGEFYCQKTREKRHRSREDVLYGVFADSEDDDDEYSRRKRRKDRDFSKKHDFTKPVIFVPALNFMPNQDNVDEDLKEKYENFGCDESDENDNGDDNFLPTEFGKKIKEGAMRREKERLEEKKKKAGLGQVVSVDFAGFEKHTKKIGSKLLAKMGYKFGGGVGINQQGIVNPIEVMKPSILNGLNESKKNTTPLPTLQTEKKDAPVGDVQPTVGISRERSGLKQWKKNKKKEEYVTAEDFLASKQEDSEVVLKIYDMRGPQVRVYTNLSDLNAEEKAKEEDVPMPELQHNVALIVRLAEADIQEIDSDLRKERDIALSLKKENENLEAEALFQKNQLDKYEKIMNVLDRIGEENREENTLGTLTLDSLAQCFRDMHKRYPEDYKLCNLSCIACSYALPLFIRVFQGWDPLRNPSHGLELMSQWKELLQGDDCFDIWDTSSPYTYLVSEVVLPAVRISGINTWHARDPEPMLRFLESWEKLLPSSVLATILDTIVMPKLSSAVGTWEPRHETIPIHTWVHPWLPLLGHKLEGIYQMIRFKLSTVLDAWQWHPSDGSVYAILSPWKTVFDSDSWQQLMHRFIVPKLKAVFVSDDFQVNLASQKLDQLYWVMNWASVIPVHLMVDTMDIFFTKWLTVLYRWLCSNPNFNEVLRWFLGWKELIPKELLANELIRCKLNCGLVMMNQAAEGMEVVQPGFKEEISYYIRVSEQRKFETHQKAAAYISADGANEMSVKEIIEAYARDHGLLFKLKPGRMHNGHQIYGFGNVSIIIDSLNQKVYAQNEERWSLETLGRLLELHNRSLSKRR, from the coding sequence ATGGATGAAGATCAAGAGAAATTCGGAATGGAGAATGATTTCGAAGGTGGCGAATGGCGTGGTGGTGAATTCTACTGTCAAAAAACAAGAGAGAAACGACATCGATCCAGAGAGGATGTTCTCTATGGAGTTTTTGCGGAttctgaagatgatgatgatgagtatTCCCGTAGAAAGCGAAGAAAAGACCGTGATTTTTCGAAGAAACATGACTTCACTAAACCGGTGATTTTTGTTCCTGCTCTAAATTTCATGCCTAATCAAGATAATGTTGATGAggatttgaaagaaaaatatgagAATTTTGGTTGTGATGAATCTGATGAGAATGATAATGgtgatgataattttttgccTACTGAGTTTGGGAAGAAGATTAAGGAGGGAGCAATGAGGAGGGAGAAGGAGAGATtggaggagaagaagaagaaagctGGTCTAGGTCAGGTGGTATCTGTGGATTTTGCGGGTTTTGAgaaacatacaaaaaaaattggaagtAAGCTGCTGGCGAAGATGGGTTATAAATTTGGTGGTGGTGTTGGGATCAATCAGCAGGGTATAGTGAATCCTATTGAGGTTATGAAACCTTCTATTTTGAATGGATTGAATGAATCGAAGAAGAATACAACGCCGTTGCCTACTTTGCAGACGGAAAAGAAGGATGCACCGGTAGGAGATGTGCAGCCTACAGTTGGAATATCGAGAGAACGTTCGGGGTTAAAGCAGTggaagaagaataagaaaaaagaagagtatGTAACTGCTGAAGATTTCTTGGCCAGCAAGCAAGAAGATTCAGAGGTTGTTCTGAAAATTTATGATATGCGGGGCCCGCAGGTACGAGTGTATACAAATTTGTCTGATTTGAATGCTGAGGAGAAAGCAAAGGAAGAGGACGTCCCCATGCCTGAGCTTCAGCATAACGTAGCACTAATAGTTCGGTTGGCTGAGGCTGACATCCAAGAGATAGATAGTGATTTGAGGAAAGAGAGGGATATAGCACTTAGCTTGAAAAAAGAAAACGAGAACTTGGAAGCTGAGGCATTGTTTCAAAAGAATCAGTTGGATAAGTATgagaaaataatgaatgtgCTGGACCGAATTGGAGAAGAGAACAGAGAAGAGAACACCTTAGGAACATTAACATTGGACTCGCTTGCTCAATGCTTTAGAGACATGCACAAAAGATATCCTGAGGACTATAAGTTGTGTAACTTGTCATGCATTGCTTGTTCATATGCTCTACCTTTGTTTATCAGAGTGTTCCAAGGATGGGATCCTCTTCGAAATCCTTCTCATGGTTTGGAGTTGATGTCACAGTGGAAGGAATTGCTTCAAGGTGATGATTGTTTTGATATTTGGGACACTTCGTCACCTTATACTTACTTGGTTTCAGAGGTTGTATTACCAGCTGTTAGAATATCTGGTATCAATACCTGGCATGCACGGGATCCTGAGCCGATGCTAAGGTTTTTGGAGTCATGGGAAAAATTACTTCCTTCTTCAGTTCTTGCTACTATATTAGACACCATAGTCATGCCAAAACTATCAAGTGCAGTTGGTACTTGGGAACCACGTCATGAGACCATTCCTATCCACACATGGGTGCATCCGTGGCTACCTTTGCTAGGGCACAAATTGGAGGGTATCTACCAGATGATTCGTTTCAAATTGAGTACTGTTCTTGATGCGTGGCAGTGGCATCCGAGTGATGGTTCTGTATATGCCATATTGTCCCCTTGGAAGACTGTATTTGATTCTGATAGTTGGCAACAACTTATGCACCGTTTTATTGTACCAAAGCTGAAGGCTGTATTTGTATCTGATGACTTTCAAGTGAACCTGGCAAGTCAGAAACTTGATCAGTTATATTGGGTAATGAACTGGGCTTCAGTTATCCCAGTTCATCTGATGGTTGACACGATGGATATCTTCTTTACCAAGTGGCTTACAGTTTTGTATCGTTGGTTGTGCTCAAATCCTAACTTTAATGAAGTTTTGAGATGGTTTTTGGGCTGGAAAGAACTTATTCCAAAAGAACTTTTGGCAAATGAACTTATCCGATGCAAGCTCAATTGCGGTCTTGTTATGATGAACCAGGCTGCTGAAGGCATGGAGGTTGTGCAACCTGGTTTTAAGGAGGAGATTAGCTATTATATCAGGGTAAGTGAGCAGAGGAAATTTGAGACTCATCAGAAAGCAGCAGCCTATATCAGTGCAGATGGTGCGAATGAAATGAGCGTGAAAGAAATCATTGAAGCCTATGCTCGGGATCATGGTTTACTGTTCAAACTTAAACCTGGTAGAATGCATAATGGGCATCAAATATATGGGTTTGGCAATGTCAGCATAATAATTGATTCTCTAAATCAAAAGGTCTATGCCCAAAATGAGGAGAGATGGTCTTTAGAAACTCTTGGGCGATTGCTAGAGTTACATAATAGATCTCTTAGTAAAAGACGCTGA
- the LOC123885404 gene encoding septin and tuftelin-interacting protein 1 homolog 1-like isoform X1 encodes MENDFEGGEWRGGEFYCQKTREKRHRSREDVLYGVFADSEDDDDEYSRRKRRKDRDFSKKHDFTKPVIFVPALNFMPNQDNVDEDLKEKYENFGCDESDENDNGDDNFLPTEFGKKIKEGAMRREKERLEEKKKKAGLGQVVSVDFAGFEKHTKKIGSKLLAKMGYKFGGGVGINQQGIVNPIEVMKPSILNGLNESKKNTTPLPTLQTEKKDAPVGDVQPTVGISRERSGLKQWKKNKKKEEYVTAEDFLASKQEDSEVVLKIYDMRGPQVRVYTNLSDLNAEEKAKEEDVPMPELQHNVALIVRLAEADIQEIDSDLRKERDIALSLKKENENLEAEALFQKNQLDKYEKIMNVLDRIGEENREENTLGTLTLDSLAQCFRDMHKRYPEDYKLCNLSCIACSYALPLFIRVFQGWDPLRNPSHGLELMSQWKELLQGDDCFDIWDTSSPYTYLVSEVVLPAVRISGINTWHARDPEPMLRFLESWEKLLPSSVLATILDTIVMPKLSSAVGTWEPRHETIPIHTWVHPWLPLLGHKLEGIYQMIRFKLSTVLDAWQWHPSDGSVYAILSPWKTVFDSDSWQQLMHRFIVPKLKAVFVSDDFQVNLASQKLDQLYWVMNWASVIPVHLMVDTMDIFFTKWLTVLYRWLCSNPNFNEVLRWFLGWKELIPKELLANELIRCKLNCGLVMMNQAAEGMEVVQPGFKEEISYYIRVSEQRKFETHQKAAAYISADGANEMSVKEIIEAYARDHGLLFKLKPGRMHNGHQIYGFGNVSIIIDSLNQKVYAQNEERWSLETLGRLLELHNRSLSKRR; translated from the coding sequence ATGGAGAATGATTTCGAAGGTGGCGAATGGCGTGGTGGTGAATTCTACTGTCAAAAAACAAGAGAGAAACGACATCGATCCAGAGAGGATGTTCTCTATGGAGTTTTTGCGGAttctgaagatgatgatgatgagtatTCCCGTAGAAAGCGAAGAAAAGACCGTGATTTTTCGAAGAAACATGACTTCACTAAACCGGTGATTTTTGTTCCTGCTCTAAATTTCATGCCTAATCAAGATAATGTTGATGAggatttgaaagaaaaatatgagAATTTTGGTTGTGATGAATCTGATGAGAATGATAATGgtgatgataattttttgccTACTGAGTTTGGGAAGAAGATTAAGGAGGGAGCAATGAGGAGGGAGAAGGAGAGATtggaggagaagaagaagaaagctGGTCTAGGTCAGGTGGTATCTGTGGATTTTGCGGGTTTTGAgaaacatacaaaaaaaattggaagtAAGCTGCTGGCGAAGATGGGTTATAAATTTGGTGGTGGTGTTGGGATCAATCAGCAGGGTATAGTGAATCCTATTGAGGTTATGAAACCTTCTATTTTGAATGGATTGAATGAATCGAAGAAGAATACAACGCCGTTGCCTACTTTGCAGACGGAAAAGAAGGATGCACCGGTAGGAGATGTGCAGCCTACAGTTGGAATATCGAGAGAACGTTCGGGGTTAAAGCAGTggaagaagaataagaaaaaagaagagtatGTAACTGCTGAAGATTTCTTGGCCAGCAAGCAAGAAGATTCAGAGGTTGTTCTGAAAATTTATGATATGCGGGGCCCGCAGGTACGAGTGTATACAAATTTGTCTGATTTGAATGCTGAGGAGAAAGCAAAGGAAGAGGACGTCCCCATGCCTGAGCTTCAGCATAACGTAGCACTAATAGTTCGGTTGGCTGAGGCTGACATCCAAGAGATAGATAGTGATTTGAGGAAAGAGAGGGATATAGCACTTAGCTTGAAAAAAGAAAACGAGAACTTGGAAGCTGAGGCATTGTTTCAAAAGAATCAGTTGGATAAGTATgagaaaataatgaatgtgCTGGACCGAATTGGAGAAGAGAACAGAGAAGAGAACACCTTAGGAACATTAACATTGGACTCGCTTGCTCAATGCTTTAGAGACATGCACAAAAGATATCCTGAGGACTATAAGTTGTGTAACTTGTCATGCATTGCTTGTTCATATGCTCTACCTTTGTTTATCAGAGTGTTCCAAGGATGGGATCCTCTTCGAAATCCTTCTCATGGTTTGGAGTTGATGTCACAGTGGAAGGAATTGCTTCAAGGTGATGATTGTTTTGATATTTGGGACACTTCGTCACCTTATACTTACTTGGTTTCAGAGGTTGTATTACCAGCTGTTAGAATATCTGGTATCAATACCTGGCATGCACGGGATCCTGAGCCGATGCTAAGGTTTTTGGAGTCATGGGAAAAATTACTTCCTTCTTCAGTTCTTGCTACTATATTAGACACCATAGTCATGCCAAAACTATCAAGTGCAGTTGGTACTTGGGAACCACGTCATGAGACCATTCCTATCCACACATGGGTGCATCCGTGGCTACCTTTGCTAGGGCACAAATTGGAGGGTATCTACCAGATGATTCGTTTCAAATTGAGTACTGTTCTTGATGCGTGGCAGTGGCATCCGAGTGATGGTTCTGTATATGCCATATTGTCCCCTTGGAAGACTGTATTTGATTCTGATAGTTGGCAACAACTTATGCACCGTTTTATTGTACCAAAGCTGAAGGCTGTATTTGTATCTGATGACTTTCAAGTGAACCTGGCAAGTCAGAAACTTGATCAGTTATATTGGGTAATGAACTGGGCTTCAGTTATCCCAGTTCATCTGATGGTTGACACGATGGATATCTTCTTTACCAAGTGGCTTACAGTTTTGTATCGTTGGTTGTGCTCAAATCCTAACTTTAATGAAGTTTTGAGATGGTTTTTGGGCTGGAAAGAACTTATTCCAAAAGAACTTTTGGCAAATGAACTTATCCGATGCAAGCTCAATTGCGGTCTTGTTATGATGAACCAGGCTGCTGAAGGCATGGAGGTTGTGCAACCTGGTTTTAAGGAGGAGATTAGCTATTATATCAGGGTAAGTGAGCAGAGGAAATTTGAGACTCATCAGAAAGCAGCAGCCTATATCAGTGCAGATGGTGCGAATGAAATGAGCGTGAAAGAAATCATTGAAGCCTATGCTCGGGATCATGGTTTACTGTTCAAACTTAAACCTGGTAGAATGCATAATGGGCATCAAATATATGGGTTTGGCAATGTCAGCATAATAATTGATTCTCTAAATCAAAAGGTCTATGCCCAAAATGAGGAGAGATGGTCTTTAGAAACTCTTGGGCGATTGCTAGAGTTACATAATAGATCTCTTAGTAAAAGACGCTGA
- the LOC123885410 gene encoding uncharacterized protein LOC123885410 isoform X2 translates to MVVLSIAVQYYVHLKLNNDPGWKNIKKYSLSLATIQCLQWLMVAVYIVMFCYCFQVQCIVEIWTAEVVEYNVSYVYHSLFAYFDRDNLPLKGLAKFFKEYSDEEREHAIKYQG, encoded by the exons ATGGTTGTTTTATCAATTGCAGTTCAGTATTATGTTCATCTTAAGCTGAACAATGACCCTGGTTGGAAAAATATCAAG AAGTATTCCTTATCTTTGGCGACGATCCAATGCTTGCAGTGGCTCATGGTCGCGGTGTATATTGTGATG TTTTGTTATTGCTTTCAGGTGCAGTGTATTGTGGAAATATGGACAGCGGAAGT TGTGGAATACAATGTTTCGTATGTGTACCACTCTTTGTTTGCATACTTTGACAGAGACAACCTACCTCTCAAGGGACTTGCCAA GTTCTTTAAGGAATATAGTGATGAAGAAAGAGAGCATGCTATCAAATATCAG GGATGA
- the LOC123885410 gene encoding ferritin-3, chloroplastic-like isoform X3, with the protein MVVLSIAVQYYVHLKLNNDPGWKNIKKYSLSLATIQCLQWLMVAVYIVMVQCIVEIWTAEVVEYNVSYVYHSLFAYFDRDNLPLKGLAKFFKEYSDEEREHAIKYQLFM; encoded by the exons ATGGTTGTTTTATCAATTGCAGTTCAGTATTATGTTCATCTTAAGCTGAACAATGACCCTGGTTGGAAAAATATCAAG AAGTATTCCTTATCTTTGGCGACGATCCAATGCTTGCAGTGGCTCATGGTCGCGGTGTATATTGTGATG GTGCAGTGTATTGTGGAAATATGGACAGCGGAAGT TGTGGAATACAATGTTTCGTATGTGTACCACTCTTTGTTTGCATACTTTGACAGAGACAACCTACCTCTCAAGGGACTTGCCAA GTTCTTTAAGGAATATAGTGATGAAGAAAGAGAGCATGCTATCAAATATCAG CTTTTTATGTGA
- the LOC123885410 gene encoding uncharacterized protein LOC123885410 isoform X1: MVVLSIAVQYYVHLKLNNDPGWKNIKKYSLSLATIQCLQWLMVAVYIVMFCYCFQVQCIVEIWTAEVVEYNVSYVYHSLFAYFDRDNLPLKGLAKFFKEYSDEEREHAIKYQLFM, from the exons ATGGTTGTTTTATCAATTGCAGTTCAGTATTATGTTCATCTTAAGCTGAACAATGACCCTGGTTGGAAAAATATCAAG AAGTATTCCTTATCTTTGGCGACGATCCAATGCTTGCAGTGGCTCATGGTCGCGGTGTATATTGTGATG TTTTGTTATTGCTTTCAGGTGCAGTGTATTGTGGAAATATGGACAGCGGAAGT TGTGGAATACAATGTTTCGTATGTGTACCACTCTTTGTTTGCATACTTTGACAGAGACAACCTACCTCTCAAGGGACTTGCCAA GTTCTTTAAGGAATATAGTGATGAAGAAAGAGAGCATGCTATCAAATATCAG CTTTTTATGTGA
- the LOC123885406 gene encoding glycerophosphodiester phosphodiesterase GDPD6-like isoform X1, whose protein sequence is MLQCLSVICVDSFAPFVFLLLVIGGTARPFYPLPGKGDDGSRRPLQTFRPYNVAHRGSNGEIPEETSQAYLRAIEEGADFIETDILSSKDGVLICFHDVTLDNTTDIAKYKEFANRKRTYEVQGNNTTGFFTVDFTLKELKSLRVNQRFSFRDPQYNGKFQIITFEEFINIALDAPRVVGIYPEIKNPVLINQYVKWSDGKRFEDKFVETLQKYGYKGSYLSKDWLKQPAFVQSFAPTSLVYISNKTELPKILLIDEVDIPTQDTNQSYWEITSDTYLDYIKQYVVGIGPWKDTIVPVVNNYTTNPSDLVARAHARNLQVHPYTYRNENQYLHFNFSQDPYNEYDYWINKIGVDGLFTDFTGSLHNFQEWTSPNHRDDKIESELLHKIALLVSPYE, encoded by the exons ATGCTTCAGTGTTTATCAGTAATTTGTGTCGACA GTTTCGCACCTTTTGTATTTCTATTGCTCGTGATTGGAGGCACGGCAAGGCCTTTTTATCCACTTCCTGGCAAAGGTGATGATGGAAGTAGGCGGCCTCTTCAAACTTTTCGCCCATATAACGTTGCACACAGGGGATCGAACGGAGAAATTCCTGAAGAAACTAGTCAGGCATACCTG AGAGCTATTGAGGAAGGTGCAGACTTCATTGAAACTGATATATTATCTTCCAAAGATGGTGTTCTTATATGTTTCCATGATGTTACCCTTGATAACACTACTGACATAGCAAAATACAAAGAGTTTGCTAATCGTAAAAGAACATACGAAGTCCAAGGGAACAATACCACTGGATTTTTCACTG TTGATTTCACGTTAAAGGAATTAAAGTCGTTGAGGGTAAATCAGAGGTTTAGCTTTAGGGATCCACAGTATAATG gaaaatttcaaataatcaCTTTTGAAGAGTTCATTAACATAGCACTGGATGCACCCAGAGTTGTTGGAATATATCCTGAGATAAAAAATCCAGTACTTATCAACCAGTAT GTGAAATGGTCGGATGGCAAAAGATTTGAGGACAAGTTTGTGGAAACACTTCAGAAATATGGATACAAGGGTTCATACCTGTCAAAAGATTGGTTGAAACAACCTGCATTTGTTCAGTCATTTGCTCCAACTTCACTAGtgtatatatcaaataaaacgGAGTTGCCTAAGATTTTATTAATCGATGAAGTTGATATTCCAACACAAGACACTAATCAG TCATATTGGGAAATTACATCTGATACATACCTAGACTACATAAAGCAATATGTTGTAGGAATTGGACCTTGGAAGGATACTATAGTTCCTGTGGTTAACAATTATACGACAAATCCTTCCGATCTTGTTGCACGGGCACATGCTCGTAATCTGCAG GTGCATCCATACACTTACAGAAATGAGAACCAGTATTTGCATTTCAACTTTAGTCAAGATCCATACAACGAGTACGATTACTGGATCAACAAGATAGGAGTTGATGGTTTGTTTACAGATTTCACCGGCAGTCTTCATAATTTTCAGGAATGGACCTCCCCTAATCATCGAGATGACAAGATTGAATCCGAACTATTACATAAAATTGCTTTGTTGGTATCCCCTTATGAATGA
- the LOC123885406 gene encoding glycerophosphodiester phosphodiesterase GDPD6-like isoform X2, translating into MVSSFSFAPFVFLLLVIGGTARPFYPLPGKGDDGSRRPLQTFRPYNVAHRGSNGEIPEETSQAYLRAIEEGADFIETDILSSKDGVLICFHDVTLDNTTDIAKYKEFANRKRTYEVQGNNTTGFFTVDFTLKELKSLRVNQRFSFRDPQYNGKFQIITFEEFINIALDAPRVVGIYPEIKNPVLINQYVKWSDGKRFEDKFVETLQKYGYKGSYLSKDWLKQPAFVQSFAPTSLVYISNKTELPKILLIDEVDIPTQDTNQSYWEITSDTYLDYIKQYVVGIGPWKDTIVPVVNNYTTNPSDLVARAHARNLQVHPYTYRNENQYLHFNFSQDPYNEYDYWINKIGVDGLFTDFTGSLHNFQEWTSPNHRDDKIESELLHKIALLVSPYE; encoded by the exons ATGGTTTCATCATTCA GTTTCGCACCTTTTGTATTTCTATTGCTCGTGATTGGAGGCACGGCAAGGCCTTTTTATCCACTTCCTGGCAAAGGTGATGATGGAAGTAGGCGGCCTCTTCAAACTTTTCGCCCATATAACGTTGCACACAGGGGATCGAACGGAGAAATTCCTGAAGAAACTAGTCAGGCATACCTG AGAGCTATTGAGGAAGGTGCAGACTTCATTGAAACTGATATATTATCTTCCAAAGATGGTGTTCTTATATGTTTCCATGATGTTACCCTTGATAACACTACTGACATAGCAAAATACAAAGAGTTTGCTAATCGTAAAAGAACATACGAAGTCCAAGGGAACAATACCACTGGATTTTTCACTG TTGATTTCACGTTAAAGGAATTAAAGTCGTTGAGGGTAAATCAGAGGTTTAGCTTTAGGGATCCACAGTATAATG gaaaatttcaaataatcaCTTTTGAAGAGTTCATTAACATAGCACTGGATGCACCCAGAGTTGTTGGAATATATCCTGAGATAAAAAATCCAGTACTTATCAACCAGTAT GTGAAATGGTCGGATGGCAAAAGATTTGAGGACAAGTTTGTGGAAACACTTCAGAAATATGGATACAAGGGTTCATACCTGTCAAAAGATTGGTTGAAACAACCTGCATTTGTTCAGTCATTTGCTCCAACTTCACTAGtgtatatatcaaataaaacgGAGTTGCCTAAGATTTTATTAATCGATGAAGTTGATATTCCAACACAAGACACTAATCAG TCATATTGGGAAATTACATCTGATACATACCTAGACTACATAAAGCAATATGTTGTAGGAATTGGACCTTGGAAGGATACTATAGTTCCTGTGGTTAACAATTATACGACAAATCCTTCCGATCTTGTTGCACGGGCACATGCTCGTAATCTGCAG GTGCATCCATACACTTACAGAAATGAGAACCAGTATTTGCATTTCAACTTTAGTCAAGATCCATACAACGAGTACGATTACTGGATCAACAAGATAGGAGTTGATGGTTTGTTTACAGATTTCACCGGCAGTCTTCATAATTTTCAGGAATGGACCTCCCCTAATCATCGAGATGACAAGATTGAATCCGAACTATTACATAAAATTGCTTTGTTGGTATCCCCTTATGAATGA
- the LOC123884821 gene encoding mitochondrial import receptor subunit TOM5 homolog, translated as MADSIFSIQYLKALVHSQIHDDEKWDFNMKLLRAAGLFAGSIVVFRNYGDLMAI; from the exons ATGGCCGACTCTATCTTCTCGATTCAATACCTCAAAGCTCTCGTTCATTCTCAAATCCATGATGATGAGAAATGGGACTTCAATATG AAATTGCTTCGTGCTGCTGGATTGTTCGCAGGATCAATAGTAGTGTTTCGAAATTACGGCGATCTTATGGCAATCTAA